The Nocardia sp. BMG51109 nucleotide sequence GCGTTGGGATGCTGTCGATTTCGAAGCTGGGCGCATGTCGATATGGGAGCAGCGCAAGCGGAATCGGCGCAAGAAGGCGGACCGCGACGAGGGAGAAGGCACGGCGCTGGTCACCGATACCAAGACCGAGGAGTCACACCGCGAGTTGCCGCTACCACCGACGCTCGCGGCAGCGTTGAAGATGGTGCGCCGCTGGCAGCGCGAGATGCATCTCGCCTCCGGCCGCCGGTTCGGAGTGAAGGGCGAGCCACCGACGCATGTGGTGGTGAACCCGTCCGGCGGCGCGGTGCACCCGGAGACGGTCTACGAGCGATGGGCCGACTTTGTGCGCACGCTCGGCGCCGCCCCGGAGGGAAGCGCTCGAACGGAGAGCGCGAAGACCCGTGCTGATGACGAACGGCCGCCCGTGATCTACCTGCACCTGCACGCCGCGCGGGACACCTGCGCGACCCTGTTGGCGCTGCGAGGCGTGCTGCCGCACCTCATCGGGGCATGGCTGGGCCACCAGCCCAAGGGCATGATCGCGTCGCCGGTCACCGGTGAGTACATCCACGGTGATTGGGAGTTCCGGGTGATGGTGGCCGAGCAGTGGGAGCTGATTTTCGGACCGATTGTGACATCTTGTGACATGGACAAGGCCATGAAGAGTGGAAAGTACCAGCTCAGTGCATGATCAACAGGCCGGAACCTGCCTACCGAGGGGACAGCAGGATCACGTCCGGTGCGGATATCCGGGGGGCGGCCCACCGGCCGGACACGCATCCGTTGCGGCGTTGTGATCTTGGTGAAC carries:
- a CDS encoding site-specific integrase, whose product is MNRFLDKIENMLGGLRDEGFLDVNSAALVPRLRERRGTVAQAPKRGVFIENETKTEVSTILQTAAERGIQLFIVCLLAFAGLRKSEIAGLRWDAVDFEAGRMSIWEQRKRNRRKKADRDEGEGTALVTDTKTEESHRELPLPPTLAAALKMVRRWQREMHLASGRRFGVKGEPPTHVVVNPSGGAVHPETVYERWADFVRTLGAAPEGSARTESAKTRADDERPPVIYLHLHAARDTCATLLALRGVLPHLIGAWLGHQPKGMIASPVTGEYIHGDWEFRVMVAEQWELIFGPIVTSCDMDKAMKSGKYQLSA